The following are encoded in a window of Kitasatospora sp. NBC_01250 genomic DNA:
- a CDS encoding APC family permease, whose protein sequence is MAVVDRIKTSGTDAKLRREVGLVGLLWASVGSIIGSGWLFGAKNAVMVAGPAAVISWGIGAVAIVLLALVHAELGGLFPVAGGTARYPHYTFGGLAGMSFGWFSWLQAATVAPIEVEAMIGYAKEWSWADGFQNANGTLTASGIVVSIALMGVFVAVNFLGVRLLSHTNSAATWWKVFIPLATIFILALTHFHPSNFTSHGFMPMGVKGVLGAISTSGIIFALLGFEQAIQLSGESKNPKRDIPRAVIGSVVIGTLIYTLLQVVYIGALPGASFVHGWANLAYKGIEGPFAGLATVIGLGWLAFVLRVDAVISPAGTGLIYTTSTSRISYGLSKNGYAPRLFEKTDKRGVPWFGLLMSFLTGIICFLPFPSWQQLVSFITSASVLMYAGAPLALGVLRDRMPERERPYRLPAGKIIAPASFVIASLIIYWSGWDTLWRLGVAIILGYVLLGSYAVYAIRKGLPNAPKLNWKAAQWLPVYLIGLGIISYLGGFGPSARNVLPLWWDMLVITVFSLGIYFWARAVALPVEEIQRNIDDVEVVDEGGH, encoded by the coding sequence ATGGCTGTTGTAGACAGAATTAAGACCTCCGGTACCGATGCCAAGCTCCGACGCGAGGTAGGCCTGGTCGGCCTCCTCTGGGCCTCCGTCGGCTCGATCATCGGCTCGGGCTGGCTCTTCGGAGCCAAGAACGCCGTCATGGTTGCCGGACCAGCGGCGGTCATCTCGTGGGGGATCGGGGCCGTCGCGATCGTGCTGCTCGCGCTGGTCCACGCGGAGCTGGGCGGCCTGTTCCCGGTCGCGGGCGGTACCGCCCGTTACCCGCACTACACCTTCGGCGGCCTGGCCGGCATGTCCTTCGGCTGGTTCTCCTGGCTGCAGGCGGCCACCGTGGCACCGATCGAGGTCGAGGCCATGATCGGCTACGCCAAGGAGTGGTCCTGGGCCGACGGCTTCCAGAACGCGAACGGCACCCTGACGGCCTCCGGCATCGTGGTGTCGATCGCGCTGATGGGCGTCTTCGTGGCCGTGAACTTCCTCGGTGTGCGGCTGCTCTCGCACACCAACAGCGCCGCCACCTGGTGGAAGGTCTTCATCCCGCTGGCGACGATCTTCATCCTCGCCTTGACCCACTTCCACCCGAGCAACTTCACCTCGCACGGCTTCATGCCGATGGGTGTCAAGGGTGTGCTGGGCGCGATCAGCACCAGCGGCATCATCTTCGCGCTGCTCGGCTTCGAGCAGGCGATCCAGCTCTCCGGTGAGAGCAAGAACCCCAAGCGGGACATCCCGCGCGCGGTCATCGGCTCGGTGGTGATCGGTACCCTGATCTACACCCTGCTGCAGGTCGTCTACATCGGCGCGCTGCCCGGTGCCAGCTTCGTGCACGGCTGGGCGAACCTCGCCTACAAGGGCATCGAGGGCCCGTTCGCCGGTCTGGCCACCGTGATCGGCCTGGGCTGGCTGGCCTTCGTGCTGCGGGTGGACGCGGTGATCTCCCCCGCCGGCACCGGCCTGATCTACACCACCTCCACCTCGCGCATCTCCTACGGCCTGAGCAAGAACGGCTACGCCCCGCGTCTGTTCGAGAAGACCGACAAGCGCGGCGTGCCGTGGTTCGGCCTGCTCATGTCCTTCCTCACCGGCATCATCTGCTTCCTGCCCTTCCCGAGCTGGCAGCAGCTGGTCAGCTTCATCACCTCGGCCAGCGTGCTGATGTACGCCGGTGCCCCGCTGGCGCTGGGCGTGCTGCGTGACCGGATGCCCGAGCGCGAGCGCCCCTACCGCCTGCCGGCCGGCAAGATCATCGCCCCGGCCTCCTTCGTGATCGCCAGCCTGATCATCTACTGGTCCGGCTGGGACACCCTGTGGCGTCTGGGCGTCGCGATCATCCTCGGCTACGTGCTGCTCGGCTCCTACGCGGTCTACGCGATCCGCAAGGGCCTGCCGAACGCGCCGAAGCTGAACTGGAAGGCCGCCCAGTGGCTGCCGGTCTACCTGATCGGCCTGGGCATCATCTCCTACCTGGGTGGCTTCGGGCCGAGCGCCCGCAACGTGCTGCCGCTCTGGTGGGACATGCTGGTGATCACCGTCTTCTCGCTGGGCATCTACTTCTGGGCCCGCGCCGTGGCGCTCCCGGTCGAGGAGATCCAGCGCAACATCGACGACGTCGAGGTCGTCGACGAGGGCGGCCACTGA
- a CDS encoding DUF6299 family protein: MRVRSTSARALPRAAGLLGAALLALLGAATPADAAAGDMLSVDSVGTLASDGTVTLSGTYQCSTGGAVFVTSNLRLGQSEANIGDGVRALCDGNKHGWISQGKPAQLHPALGAARVEATLTHLTQGPAWWLPVLPEFLAQQGQDITLVASGT, translated from the coding sequence GTGCGAGTCCGTTCCACTTCCGCTAGGGCCCTGCCGCGGGCGGCCGGTCTGCTCGGTGCGGCCCTGCTCGCCCTGCTGGGCGCCGCAACCCCGGCCGACGCAGCCGCGGGGGACATGCTGAGCGTGGACTCCGTGGGCACGCTCGCCTCGGACGGCACGGTCACGCTCTCGGGGACGTACCAGTGCTCGACCGGCGGCGCGGTCTTCGTCACCAGCAACCTGCGGCTCGGGCAGAGCGAGGCCAACATCGGCGACGGCGTGCGCGCCCTGTGCGACGGTAACAAGCACGGCTGGATCAGCCAGGGCAAGCCCGCCCAGCTGCACCCCGCGCTCGGCGCCGCCCGGGTGGAGGCCACGCTGACTCACCTGACCCAGGGGCCGGCCTGGTGGCTGCCGGTGCTGCCGGAGTTCCTCGCCCAGCAGGGGCAGGACATCACCCTGGTCGCCAGCGGCACCTGA